One stretch of Oncorhynchus tshawytscha isolate Ot180627B linkage group LG19, Otsh_v2.0, whole genome shotgun sequence DNA includes these proteins:
- the LOC112218661 gene encoding transmembrane protein 60 codes for MRMSLTQRVLLSWTFTLIFLIMLVLKLDSKIHWNWFLIFLPVWTFDTILILMLVVKMAGRCKPGYDPRDDQQNLRQRVLYLVAMLLKLGFCLTLCARLERLTDIWLSVVCVPLWAMLVGAMVELGYNVFHYRRD; via the coding sequence ATGAGAATGTCTCTAACCCAGAGAGTCCTACTGTCATGGACCTTCACCCTCATATTCCTCATCATGCTGGTCCTCAAACTGGACTCCAAGATCCACTGGAACTGgttcctcatcttcctccctgTATGGACATTTGACACCATTCTCATCCTCATGCTGGTGGTGAAGATGGCGGGTCGGTGCAAGCCCGGCTATGACCCACGGGACGATCAGCAGAACCTGCGGCAGAGGGTGTTGTACCTGGTGGCAATGCTGCTGAAACTGGGCTTCTGTCTGACGCTGTGCGCCCGGTTGGAGAGGCTGACGGACATCTGgctcagtgtggtgtgtgtcccCCTCTGGGCCATGCTGGTCGGGGCCATGGTGGAGCTTGGCTACAATGTCTTTCACTAccggagagactga